Proteins from a genomic interval of Trifolium pratense cultivar HEN17-A07 linkage group LG6, ARS_RC_1.1, whole genome shotgun sequence:
- the LOC123888173 gene encoding putative pentatricopeptide repeat-containing protein At2g01510: MNYIKPCTRKFNNLVTLTAPKPHLHVDASIIKTGFDPNTYRSNFLVSTLLQRGDLKGARKLFDEMPHKNIFSTNTIITGYIKSGNLSEAKTLFDSMFERNAVTWTMLIGGYAQNNRFREAFGLFVEMGRHGIDLDHVTLATLLSGFTEFDSVNEVRQVHVHVVKLGYDSTLVVSNSLLDSYCKTHNLELACRLFNDIPERDSVTFNALLTGYSKEGFNHEAINLFFKMQEVGYRPTEFTFAAILTAGIQLDDIEFGQQVHGFVVKCNFVWNVFVANALLDFYSKHDRLVETRKLFYEMPEVDGISYNVLVTCYAWNGRVKESLQLFRELQFTGFDRRQFPFSTLLSIAAISLNLDMGRQIHSQTIVTDAISEILVGNSVVDMYAKCGKFGDANRVFADLAHQSSVPWTAMISAYVQKGLHEDGLKLFIEMQRAKIVADAATYASIVRACASLASLTLGKQLHSHIIGSGYISNVFSGSALVDMYAKCGSIKDALQMFQEMPIRNSVSWNALISAYAQNGDGDRTLRLFEEMVRSGLQPDSVSLLSVLCACSHCGLVEEGLQYFHSMTKIYKLVPKKEHYASVVDMLCRGGRFDEAEKLMAQMPFEPDEIMWSSILNSCRIHKNQELAKKAAEQLFNMKVLRDAAPYVSMSNIYAEAGEWDNVVKVKKAMRDRGVKKVTAYSWVEIKHKTHVFTANDKSHPQMRDIMKKLDELEEKMVKQGYKPDSSCSLHNVDEEVKVESLKYHSERIAIAFALITTPKGSPILVMKNLRACTDCHAAIKVISKIVDREITVRDSSRFHHFKDGFCSCRDYW; encoded by the coding sequence ATGAATTACATTAAACCATGTACGAGGAAATTCAACAATCTTGTCACATTAACTGCTCCAAAACCTCACCTTCACGTCGATGCTTCCATCATCAAGACAGGTTTCGATCCCAATACATACCGTTCCAATTTCCTTGTCAGCACTCTTCTCCAACGCGGGGATTTGAAAGGTGCTCGCAAATTGTTCGATGAAATGCCTCACAAGAACATATTCTCCACTAACACCATAATCACGGGTTATATCAAATCTGGCAATCTTTCTGAAGCTAAAACCTTGTTTGATTCCATGTTTGAACGTAATGCTGTTACGTGGACAATGTTGATTGGTGGCTATGCTCAAAATAATCGATTTCGTGAGGCTTTTGGCCTTTTTGTTGAAATGGGTAGGCATGGGATTGATCTGGATCATGTTACTTTGGCCACTTTGTTGTCTGGGTTCACTGAGTTTGATTCTGTTAATGAAGTTAGACAGGTTCATGTTCATGTTGTTAAATTGGGATATGATTCGACGCTTGTGGTTTCTAACTCGTTGCTTGATTCTTATTGTAAGACTCACAATCTTGAATTAGCTTGTCGCTTGTTCAATGATATACCTGAGAGAGATTCTGTTACTTTTAATGCCTTGTTGACGGGATACTCAAAAGAAGGGTTTAATCATGAAGCTATTAACCTATTTTTTAAGATGCAGGAAGTCGGGTATAGGCCAACCGAGTTTACTTTTGCTGCAATTTTAACAGCAGGTATACAGTTGGATGATATAGAATTCGGACAACAAGTTCACGGTTTTGTAGTGAAGTGTAATTTTGTTTGGAATGTGTTTGTGGCTAATGCATTGCTTGATTTTTACTCGAAGCATGACCGTCTTGTTGAAACAAGGAAGCTATTTTATGAGATGCCGGAAGTGGATGGTATTTCTTACAATGTACTTGTCACGTGTTATGCGTGGAATGGAAGAGTGAAAGAATCTCTTCAATTATTCAGGGAATTACAGTTCACTGGATTTGACAGGAGACAATTCCCATTTTCTACCTTGTTGAGCATAGCTGCAATTTCTTTGAACTTGGATATGGGTAGACAAATTCATTCCCAGACTATTGTGACGGATGCGATTTCAGAAATCCTCGTAGGGAATTCAGTGGTTGACATGTATGCTAAATGTGGTAAATTTGGGGACGCAAATAGGGTCTTTGCAGATCTGGCTCATCAAAGTTCAGTGCCATGGACAGCCATGATCTCGGCTTATGTCCAGAAGGGGCTTCATGAAGATGGTCTAAAGCTATTCATTGAGATGCAAAGAGCTAAAATCGTTGCTGATGCAGCCACTTATGCCAGCATTGTAAGAGCATGTGCAAGTTTAGCCTCATTGACGCTAGGAAAGCAGTTACACTCACATATAATTGGATCGGGATACATTTCAAATGTATTTTCTGGGAGTGCACTAGTTGACATGTATGCAAAATGTGGATCCATAAAAGATGCACTTCAAATGTTTCAAGAGATGCCCATAAGAAATTCAGTCTCCTGGAATGCACTGATTTCAGCTTATGCACAAAATGGAGATGGTGACCGTACCCTTAGATTGTTTGAAGAAATGGTTCGTTCGGGTTTGCAGCCAGATTCTGTTAGCCTCCTTAGCGTTCTGTGTGCTTGCAGTCACTGTGGTCTAGTTGAAGAAGGCTTACAGTACTTCCACTCCATGACAAAAATTTATAAACTTGTTCCTAAGAAAGAGCATTATGCATCGGTAGTTGATATGTTATGTCGTGGTGGAAGATTTGACGAGGCAGAGAAATTGATGGCTCAAATGCCTTTTGAACCTGATGAAATAATGTGGTCATCTATTCTCAATTCATGCAGAATCCATAAAAATCAAGAGTTGGCAAAGAAAGCAGCAGAACAACTATTCAATATGAAGGTACTTAGAGATGCTGCTCCATATGTTAGCATGTCCAATATCTATGCAGAAGCTGGTGAATGGGACAATGTagtgaaggtgaagaaagccaTGAGAGACAGAGGAGTAAAGAAAGTCACTGCTTATAGTTGGGTCGAAATCAAGCACAAAACTCATGTTTTCACAGCCAATGACAAGTCTCATCCACAAATGAGAGATATAATGAAGAAGCTTGACGAGTTGGAAGAGAAAATGGTGAAACAGGGGTATAAACCAGACTCAAGTTGTTCCCTTCACAATGTGGATGAGGAAGTGAAAGTAGAATCTCTCAAATATCACAGTGAACGCATTGCCATTGCCTTTGCACTAATTACCACCCCAAAAGGTTCACCTATATTGGTAATGAAGAACCTGAGAGCTTGTACTGATTGTCACGCCGCCATCAAGGTGATCTCCAAGATCGTTGATCGAGAAATCACAGTCAGGGATTCAAGTAGGTTCCATCATTTCAAGGATGGGTTTTGCTCGTGTAGAGACTACTGGTAG
- the LOC123888175 gene encoding light-regulated protein 1, chloroplastic has protein sequence MQTALTFATTTFVPLTTSKSVSPLTTSFPTKLIASPSRGSPPRYTAIKVAKDNSEPSTVNYNSAFSVFPAEACETVGGDACLADMYPEVKLQPEAKKDTPKAATSENTEREYLEYSDPKTVFQAEACDDLGGAFCEPDYQKGVY, from the exons ATGCAGACAGCTCTAACCTTTGCAACCACTACCTTTGTGCCTTTGACAACATCAAAGAGTGTCTCACCTCTTACAACTAGTTTCCCTACCAAATTGATTGCCTCACCCTCACGTGGCTCTCCACCTCGTTACACTGCAATCAAAGTTGCAAAAGACAACTCTGAACCTTCAACAGTCAATTACAACTCTGCATTCTC AGTGTTTCCAGCTGAGGCATGTGAAACAGTTGGAGGAGATGCCTGTTTAGCAGACATGTATCCTGAAGTGAAGCTGCAACCTGAAGCAAAGAAGGACACACCAAAAGCTGCAACTTCAGAGAACACTGAGAGAGAGTATCTTGAATATAGTGACCCTAAAAC GGTTTTCCAAGCAGAGGCTTGTGATGATCTTGGAGGAGCTTTCTGTGAGCCTGATTATCAAAAGGGTGTCTACTAG
- the LOC123888174 gene encoding sialyltransferase-like protein 1 isoform X2 yields MCDIIDHCTLVLKYPEGTNSTWYNQQFKKFEPLEYTYDVCEAILLWEQYRNMTTVLTREYLDVRPGGWLDYAPLRIAQLGAKKCYNKTLCEEQLEILLPAKPPFHPRQFRTCAVVGNSGDLLKTEFGNEIDSHDAVFRDNEAPVNEKYAKYVGLKRDFRLVVRGSARNMVPILKGSDDEVLIIKSLTHREINTVIKTLPNPVYLFQGIVLRRGAKGTGMKSIELALSMCDIVDIYGFTVDPGYTEWTRYFSAPRKGHNPLQGRAYYQLLECLGVIRIHSPMRSMRRQDWSDVPSREMISQAHAAAWHLRKSSADKGGSKGQFGNCKVWGNVDPDKSGPISGSPDMSDVRKYSNYKKWEVMPLKSLRKEAQLHYKQMEGVSQYKMDGNKLDDLVCVRHSLKSAV; encoded by the exons ATGTGTG ATATTATAGACCACTGCACATTGGTCCTTAAATACCCTGAAGGCACCAACAGCACTTGG TACAATCAGCAGTTTAAAAAATTTGAGCCTTTGGAGTACACATATGATGTGTGTGAGGCAATACTATTATGGGAACAG TATCGTAACATGACCACAGTGTTGACAAGGGAGTATCTTGACGTTCGTCCTGGTGGTTGGTTAGATTATGCTCCATTAAGGATAGCACAACT AGGGGCAAAGAAGTGCTATAATAAGACACTTTGTGAAGAGCAGCTTGAGATATTATTACCTGCAAAACCCCCCTTTCATCCAAGGCAGTTTCGTACTTGTGCTGTTGTTGGGAATTCTGGGGACCTTCTGAAGACAGAATTTGGGAATGAAATTGATAGTCATGATGCTGTTTTTAGAGACAATGAGGCCCCTGTTAATGAG AAATATGCCAAATACGTTGGTCTTAAGAGGGATTTCCGTCTAGTTGTAAGAGGTTCCGCTCGCAACATGGTTCCTATTCTAAAGGGGTCTG ATGATGAGGTACTCATAATCAAAAGTCTGACACACAGAGAAATCAATACAGTTATAAAG ACTCTACCAAATCCAGTCTATCTGTTTCAAGGTATTGTACTACGTCGAGGTGCCAAAGGAACTGGAATGAAATCTATTGAATTAGCGCTGTCTATGTGTGATATTGTTGATATATATGGTTTCACTGTTGATCCTGGATACACTGAGTG GACAAGATACTTCTCTGCTCCTAGGAAAGGACACAATCCACTTCAAGGAAGAGCATACTACCAACTTCTAGAATGTCTTGGG GTAATCAGGATTCACTCCCCCATGAGATCCATGAGGAGGCAAGACTGGTCAGATGTGCCAAGTAGAGAAATGATAAGCCAAGCACATGCAGCAGCTTGGCACTTGAGAAAGAGTTCAGCTGATAAGGGTGGTAGTAAAGGACAGTTTGGCAATTGTAAGGTCTGGGGGAATGTCGACCCAGACAAAAGTGGACCTATCTCAGGATCACCAGACATGAGTGATGTCAGGAAGtattcaaattataaaaaatgggAAGTCATGCCTTTGAAAAGTTTGAGGAAAGAAGCACAGCTTCACTATAAGCAGATGGAAGGGGTCTCTCAATATAAAATGGATGGCAATAAGTTGGATGATCTAGTGTGTGTGAGACACTCCTTAAAATCTGCGGTGTAA
- the LOC123888174 gene encoding sialyltransferase-like protein 1 isoform X1, which produces MRQHKQSPSARPKILYLVCAVALFSLLLFSIQSSFFNGSFYSDPRTSESIRELFQFQSTVQQCVANRGLGLTADIIDHCTLVLKYPEGTNSTWYNQQFKKFEPLEYTYDVCEAILLWEQYRNMTTVLTREYLDVRPGGWLDYAPLRIAQLGAKKCYNKTLCEEQLEILLPAKPPFHPRQFRTCAVVGNSGDLLKTEFGNEIDSHDAVFRDNEAPVNEKYAKYVGLKRDFRLVVRGSARNMVPILKGSDDEVLIIKSLTHREINTVIKTLPNPVYLFQGIVLRRGAKGTGMKSIELALSMCDIVDIYGFTVDPGYTEWTRYFSAPRKGHNPLQGRAYYQLLECLGVIRIHSPMRSMRRQDWSDVPSREMISQAHAAAWHLRKSSADKGGSKGQFGNCKVWGNVDPDKSGPISGSPDMSDVRKYSNYKKWEVMPLKSLRKEAQLHYKQMEGVSQYKMDGNKLDDLVCVRHSLKSAV; this is translated from the exons ATGAGACAACACAAGCAATCACCATCAGCGAGACCGAAGATTCTATATCTGGTGTGTGCCGTTGCATTGTTCTCCCTTCTCCTCTTCTCCATTCAATCCTCTTTCTTCAACG GTTCATTCTATTCAGATCCTCGCACCTCCGAATCAATTCGCGAATTGTTTCAATTTCAGTCCACTGTTCAGCAATGTGTG GCTAATAGGGGGCTTGGACTCACTGCAGATATTATAGACCACTGCACATTGGTCCTTAAATACCCTGAAGGCACCAACAGCACTTGG TACAATCAGCAGTTTAAAAAATTTGAGCCTTTGGAGTACACATATGATGTGTGTGAGGCAATACTATTATGGGAACAG TATCGTAACATGACCACAGTGTTGACAAGGGAGTATCTTGACGTTCGTCCTGGTGGTTGGTTAGATTATGCTCCATTAAGGATAGCACAACT AGGGGCAAAGAAGTGCTATAATAAGACACTTTGTGAAGAGCAGCTTGAGATATTATTACCTGCAAAACCCCCCTTTCATCCAAGGCAGTTTCGTACTTGTGCTGTTGTTGGGAATTCTGGGGACCTTCTGAAGACAGAATTTGGGAATGAAATTGATAGTCATGATGCTGTTTTTAGAGACAATGAGGCCCCTGTTAATGAG AAATATGCCAAATACGTTGGTCTTAAGAGGGATTTCCGTCTAGTTGTAAGAGGTTCCGCTCGCAACATGGTTCCTATTCTAAAGGGGTCTG ATGATGAGGTACTCATAATCAAAAGTCTGACACACAGAGAAATCAATACAGTTATAAAG ACTCTACCAAATCCAGTCTATCTGTTTCAAGGTATTGTACTACGTCGAGGTGCCAAAGGAACTGGAATGAAATCTATTGAATTAGCGCTGTCTATGTGTGATATTGTTGATATATATGGTTTCACTGTTGATCCTGGATACACTGAGTG GACAAGATACTTCTCTGCTCCTAGGAAAGGACACAATCCACTTCAAGGAAGAGCATACTACCAACTTCTAGAATGTCTTGGG GTAATCAGGATTCACTCCCCCATGAGATCCATGAGGAGGCAAGACTGGTCAGATGTGCCAAGTAGAGAAATGATAAGCCAAGCACATGCAGCAGCTTGGCACTTGAGAAAGAGTTCAGCTGATAAGGGTGGTAGTAAAGGACAGTTTGGCAATTGTAAGGTCTGGGGGAATGTCGACCCAGACAAAAGTGGACCTATCTCAGGATCACCAGACATGAGTGATGTCAGGAAGtattcaaattataaaaaatgggAAGTCATGCCTTTGAAAAGTTTGAGGAAAGAAGCACAGCTTCACTATAAGCAGATGGAAGGGGTCTCTCAATATAAAATGGATGGCAATAAGTTGGATGATCTAGTGTGTGTGAGACACTCCTTAAAATCTGCGGTGTAA
- the LOC123888176 gene encoding RING finger protein 10 encodes MSILPSQTQATSSSSSITPIPNPNLQHGISDTTSSFSPKLHHALGSLQISDYPGPSTPAADDSGGPSEKVTELESSSGMKAPQRNSRTHSRSHSGRRTVGSPQSEGKPTVTVSSHRNQQTTGSVYSQGSTPLAGRKSQMVNGNHLLNFQYDPISRSQQRGTPAPPPARRQRKRRPYNKDLFLQANFKFMVLDSGNYSPESMDPDKMLQWEDIICVTYSTPFPVQCPICLEHPLCPQITSCGHIFCFPCILQYLLLGEEDHKGDCWKRCPLCFVMISVKDLYTLHITNVKQYQVGDNIEFSFLTRKKDSFTLSHKNKQETDNSSCSQRDVYDPFSKFTLTSDVDLSVRHAISDLDGWLARADSGLVDDLEKLPYVSAAMQQLKQRKKYWYEHKACDNEKSSNIIDYTHQIPSISANAVDTDDESCSNGSRTSSTDCPDQSKVVMLDKSAAGACQDETLDVDKVLVEQELNMASSYEEKNCIQEHSNGIGDAKENDSYNFYQAADGQHIILHPLNTKCLLHHYGSYDKLPHRISGRILQLETVTQSEAMRRRYRFLSHFPLTTIFQLCEVDLSEMLPPEALAPFMDEIKNRANQRKQLAKKEQKEKLKAEAASNYALSMSTHSQFISRDDPPTFSMDDFEALGNSALSSSPPVVGEKKLFSSVTRLGFAAGHDSPSFQTQETNNLHNRNSFADSSGTAGLRNGEALSYSNIISRAESNGSLNAPKTNDLGKKGKKPSRVLLSTAGGRRY; translated from the exons ATGTCCATCTTGCCCTCACAAACCCAAGctacatcttcatcttcttcgatTACCCCAATCCCTAACCCTAATTTACAACATGGAATTTCAGATACTACCTCTTCTTTTTCCCCAAAACTCCACCACGCTCTCGGATCTCTCCAGATCTCCGATTATCCAG GTCCATCAACTCCAGCTGCAGACGATTCTGGCGGACCTTCCGAAAAG gtGACGGAATTAGAGTCTTCAAGTGGTATGAAGGCACCTCAGCGAAACTCTAGAACACATTCTAGGAGTCACTCAGGAAGACGGACAGTTGGATCGCCCCAGTCTGAGGGGAAGCCAACAGTAACAGTTTCTTCTCATAGAAATCAACAGACTACCGGGTCTGTATATTCTCAAGGAAGCACCCCTTTGGCAGGGAGGAAATCTCAGATGGTGAATGGCAATCACTTGCTCAATTTTCAGTATGATCCAATATCACGTTCTCAACAAAGGGGTACTCCCGCTCCCCCTCCAGCAAGAAGGCAGAGGAAGAGAAGACCGTACAATAAAGATCTGTTTTTGCAggcaaatttcaaattcatggTGCTAGATTCAGGAAACTATTCACCTGAGTCAATGGATCCAGATAAAATGTTGCAGTGGGAAGATATTATATGTGTGACATATTCGACTCCTTTTCCAGTTCAGTGTCCAATTTGTTTGGAGCATCCCCTGTGTCCCCAAATAACCTCATGTGGGCACATTTTCTGTTTCCCATGTATACTACAATACTTGTTGTTGGGTGAAGAGGATCACAAAGGTGATTGCTGGAAAAGGTGTCCGTTGTGCTTTGTGATGATATCTGTCAAGGATTTATATACACTCCACATCACAAATGTCAAACAGTATCAAGTAGGAGATAATATTGAGTTCAGTTTCTTAACAAGGAAGAAGGATTCGTTTACTCTTtcgcataaaaataaacaagagACTGATAACTCATCATGTAGCCAACGAGATGTATATGACCCCTTTTCTAAGTTCACACTCACGTCAGATGTAGATCTCTCAGTGAGACATGCAATATCAGATCTAGATGGTTGGCTGGCCAGAGCTGATTCAGGTCTTGTTGACGACCTGGAGAAGCTTCCATATGTTAGTGCTGCAATGCAACAATTAAAACAGAGAAAGAAGTATTGGTATGAGCACAAGGCTTGTGACAATGAAAAATCTTCTAACATCATTGATTATACACACCAGATACCATCAATATCTGCAAATGCTGTGGATACTGATGACGAAAGCTGTTCTAATGGATCAAGAACTTCCTCTACTGATTGCCCTGATCAAAGTAAGGTTGTAATGCTGGATAAGTCAGCCGCTGGAGCCTGTCAGGATGAAACTTTGGATGTGGACAAGGTACTAGTAGAGCAGGAACTGAATATGGCTTCTTCGTATGAGGAGAAAAATTGTATTCAAGAGCATTCAAATGGCATTGGAGATGCAAAGGAAAATGATTCGTACAATTTCTATCAG GCTGCTGATGGTCAACATATAATTCTTCATCCTTTGAACACGAAGTGTTTACTGCACCATTATGGTAGCTATGATAAGCTTCCTCACAG AATAAGTGGAAGGATTCTACAATTGGAGACAGTTACTCAATCTGAGGCTATGAGGAGGCGGTATCGATTTTTAAGTCATTTTCCGCTAACCACAATATTTCAG CTTTGTGAAGTTGATTTGAGCGAGATGTTACCTCCTGAAGCACTGGCCCCATTTATGGATGAAATAAAGAATCGTGCAAACCAGAGGAAGCAACTTGCAAAGAAG GAACAGAAGGAAAAATTAAAGGCTGAAGCTGCTTCTAATTATGCTCTTTCCATGTCAACCCATTCTCAGTTTATTTCTCGCGATGATCCTCCCACATTCTCCATGGATGACTTTGAAG CTCTGGGAAATTCAGCTTTGTCATCAAGTCCCCCAGTTGTTGGTGAGAAGAAATTGTTCTCAAGTGTTACTAGGCTTGGTTTTGCTGCTGGTCATGATTCTCCATCCTTTCAAACTCAAGAAACTAACAATCTACATAATCGCAATTCATTTGCTGATTCTTCTGGTACAGCAG GTTTGAGGAATGGGGAGGCACTATCATACTCCAACATCATATCTAGAGCAGAATCTAATGGAAGTTTGAATGCACCTAAGACAAATGATTTGGGAAAGAAGGGAAAGAAACCAAGTCGAGTTCTTTTGTCAACAGCTGGTGGCAGGCGTTATTGA